The genomic segment CAATATGTGAGCACTACTATTGCCGGCATTGGTGAGCGGGCAGGTAATGCTGCACTGGAAGAAATAGTTGCCGCTTTGGCCGTATTTGGAAACACGGCTCCTTTCATCAGGACTAAAGCCAGTAATCGCCTGGCAATGATGGTTTCACCTTATAGTTTTCCCTATAAACCGGTCATTGGCAGTCAAATGAAGGGTTTGAAATATGAGAAATACGTAAGTAAAAAAAGAGACGCCGGATAATAAGGCAGAAGAGGCGGGAAGAGTGATGGAGTTATTAGCACCAGGAAGCGTTGCGCCGGACTTTTCTTTATTGGCTTCAAATGGTCAGCAGGTAAGTTTACGGCAATGGCTGGGAAAAAGTGTTGTTTTGTACTTTTATCCCAAAGATAATACGCCGGGATGTACGCAGGAAGCTTGTGAGTTTCGGGATGCACAGAGTCAACTTGAAGCAAAACAGGCGATTATTTTAGGTGTTAGCCGTGATCCTATAACAGCTCATACTAAGTTTATCGGTAAATTCAATTTGCCTTTTTTGCTATTGAGCGATCCGGATGGCGTTGTTGCAGGGCAGTACGGCGTGTGGAAGGAAAAAAACATGTATGGCAAAAAGGTTATGGGCATAGAGCGCTCAACGTTCATTATTGACCCGCAAGGCGTTATTTCTCATGTTTTTCGCAAAGTTAAGGTAGCTGGACATATTGAACAGGTGTTAAAGTTGCTTTGAGTGTAAAATAAAAAGTAGGGGCGCGATGTGCACCCCTACTTTTTACAGTTTAATTCCGATAAAATCGCCCGAAGCGAAAGGATTGTTTTCTATTAATTGCTCAGGCAAAATATCAAAATGCTTAAAAAACTTCTTTGCACCGACATAAGCGCCTTTGGTTGCATAACGGATAGGAAAGGAATTGACGTTTTGTTCGCCTAGGGGGAGCAAGCCCACCGTACGAGTTTCCTGATCATAGCCTATCATGCAGAATGGACTGTTGTTTAACAGTTCCGTTGCAAGTTTATTAAAAACAATGCGGCCATTGGGCCTTAATTCAATTCTGGGCTCGATTAATTTTGATGATCGTTCTTTATGCGGTTCAAACAGGGTAAATGAATATTCCATAATGACACTCCTTACTTTTATTAATATGTATTTAATAAAAGTATGCTCAAAATATTAATTTTATAAACAATCTTTTAAATTAATTTTATGTTTTTTTATAAGTAGGCTATAATACAAATATAGAAAATAGAAAAATATTAACTGGTCACAGGAGGTTATAAAATGAATCAGCAGCTCTGGTTATATTTTCTGGTAGTTATCCTGGGTGGAGCGATTGCCAAAGAATTGTTTGTAAATCCGTTTATGCTTGTTGTAATTGATTTGGCAATTTTATTGATCCTTTATTTGATATTATCCCGCTATCCCTTTGTGGATATAAAAAAGAGCATGTATTTCTTATCTTTTTTGACGTTTATCACCATATTGATGGATCTTAATATTGTACCGGGGATTCTTGGCTATATCATTATTTTGGGATTGCTGCTATGGATGATTTTCAGGCGAGACAGTGGAAATGGACCGAAACGGCCGCCGCTGCGCCATAAATGGCATAAATAATCATGGCTGCACTCATCGTGCAGCCATGATTATTTATGCAAAACTGAAGGGAAAGGAGCTGGGATTTTGAAAAATCACCGATTAACCCGAGCGGCCTTATTGTTGGCTTTAACGTTGCTATTTCAATCTTTGCGGCTATTGATTCCCATTCCTGCAGTTGCCACCACGTTTATTATCGGCAGCCTGGTCAATGCCTGTCTTTTACTTGCCGCATATTTTTCAGGCTTCGGTCCTGCGTTCGCGATTGCGGTCCTGGCCCCTGTTGTCGCTTATTTTCAGCAAATGCTGTTTGTGCCGATCTTCATTATTCCTGTTGCTTTAGGAAATATAATCTATATCAGTCTGTCTTTGTTTTTAATCAAGAGGAAAAACGGCGGAATAGGTATTGTGGTTGCCGCGTCTACTAAAGCCGTTTTTATGTTTGGTTCATGTACCTGGCTGGCTGCGTGGCTGATCTTACCGGAGAAAGTTGCCGCAGGGCTGCTTTTTGTAATGAGCTGGCCGCAAGCGGTCACCGGGATTGCCGGTGGGTGGATCGCATATAGTGCGGGGAAACGCCTAGGGGCATTTAGGCGTTAGGAAATATAAATCAGTTCCTTAGAGGATTCTGCTTAATAGTGGGCCGTTTTTCTTCAGCCAATTTCGCTCTTGACGGTAAGTTGGCGAGAACTTTTCCACCAGGGACCAGAACTTATGAGAATGATTAGGCTCGAGGAAATGACATAGCTCATGAATGACCAAGTAATCCATTACACTGGGAGGTGCCATTATAATCCGCCAGTTATAACTGACCGTGCCGGAGGAAGAGCAACTGCCCCAGCGGGTTTTTTGATCTTTGATGGAAATGCGTTTGGGGCAGACTTTAAGTTTGGCGGACCAACAAGATGTTCTATGGGCCAGCTGCCGGGCAGCTGCATGTCCATACCATTTCCTTAGTTGAGTGGCTATGTATTCTGGTGAGACTGACTGATCCGGTAATGCAATTACTATCTCCTGGCCGCTAATATAAACCGGTAGAATCGTATTGTTATAAGAAAAACGGAGCTGAAAGATTTCGCCTTGATAGAGGAGAGCAGCACCGTTCTGGATATGCTGATTAACCGGAATAGCGGATAATGCGGTCAATTGTGCGATGCGGGATAAAATCCATTTGCTTTTTTGCACTACTATTTTTTCGATAGTAGCCAGTTGGCAGCCTAAAGGAGCTACTATATCTAAAGAGTTGCTATTTGTCAGTTTAAGCTGTACCGTTTTGCGTTTTTTTTGATAGGTGATATGGCAAAGGAATGTCCTGTCTTCGAGCGTGATTGTTTTATCCATAATATCTCCTGTGATTTTATCGTAGGGTACCGAGTCTGAGGAGCTTTTATAATAGAGTTTTGCGTTAATGCGTTAAATCCTGCTGACGATGATTAATAAGTTGGACGCTGGTGAAGGGGATTTTTTTGATAAGTTGAATATATACACCATGATCCTAGATAATAAGCTGTAAATGGGGAAGGTTTTAATGAAACAAGAAAAACATATCTTAGCCGAAAATGATGATCTTTTCTTGGTAAAACGGGTTATTCAATATGAGACAGGTTTTGAACCGGGACTTGAACTGGTTGGGGTACGATATGAATTTTGGAATGCCCAATATAAAGATAAGTATGAGCGGGATATCATTGAAGAGCCGGTAGCTGGAAAGATTGTGCGCTATTGCCAGCTATATGCGCAATGCACTGATGAGGAGATGCTGGAGCTTTTTTCTAAAAAATCTGCAGCTATAAAGCGTGAATAAACATTCTTGGGATTATAGCAATTAAGAAACTTATCGTTCTTTTATTTGCCTGGTGTGGACTGACGTTGCTCTCGCAGCCGGCGTCAGTTTTGTTATTTGGTAGCTAAATAAAACAGAAGTTCTTTGACAGACTGCCAGGATTGTCTTATAATAAAATGCGAACGTATGTTCTTGGGAGGAGTGATGGAACATGACGCAGCAACGCTGGATTATTCATGCTGATATGGACGCTTTTTATGCTTCGGTTGAACAGCGGGATCATCCTGAATATCAGGGAAAACCGGTTATTGTGGGCGGAAAAAGCAATCGTGGTGTTGTGGCGGCTGCCTCCTATGAAGCAAGGCAATATGGCGTACACTCAGCTATGCCTATCATGGAGGCCAAACGACGTTGTCCGCAGGGAATTTATGTCGTTCCCCAAATTAGTAAATACGCTGAAATTTCGGCCCGGATTGTTCATATTTTCGCGGATTTTTCACCGCGGATTGAAACACTGGCCTTGGATGAAGCTTTTTTAGATGTTACCGGTATGGAATTACTATATGGGGATGTCATGCACATTGCCCGGCAAATCAAAAGCAGGGTGTATGCCGAGTTGGGGCTGATCGTATCGGTCGGTGTCGCTGTCAACAAATTTTTGGCCAAGTTGGCATCAGCTCACCGGAAGCCTGATGGGCTGGTGATCATTCGCCCGGGAGAAGAACTGGATTTTCTTGCACCGTTGCCGGTAAGCCGGTTATGGGGCGTAGGGGAGGTTACTGAAAAAAAGCTGAAGCTTCTTCAAGTCGACTCGGTGGGTAAATTAAGACAAATTGATCCCTAT from the Propionispora vibrioides genome contains:
- a CDS encoding DNA polymerase IV, which encodes MTQQRWIIHADMDAFYASVEQRDHPEYQGKPVIVGGKSNRGVVAAASYEARQYGVHSAMPIMEAKRRCPQGIYVVPQISKYAEISARIVHIFADFSPRIETLALDEAFLDVTGMELLYGDVMHIARQIKSRVYAELGLIVSVGVAVNKFLAKLASAHRKPDGLVIIRPGEELDFLAPLPVSRLWGVGEVTEKKLKLLQVDSVGKLRQIDPYTLERTLGKAAIELYNLAWGRDERPVIPDREAKSIGNEDTFETDIEQPDEIRTKLLDLAERVGWRVRKEGLAGKTITLKVRFSSFRTITRSVTLQDPVALDEVIYEIALQLMDKIIVKEGIRLLGVSVSNFSQRSTQLCLFNEVTEKREKIASTMDELKERFGTEIVKRGRLF
- a CDS encoding M48 family metallopeptidase: MDKTITLEDRTFLCHITYQKKRKTVQLKLTNSNSLDIVAPLGCQLATIEKIVVQKSKWILSRIAQLTALSAIPVNQHIQNGAALLYQGEIFQLRFSYNNTILPVYISGQEIVIALPDQSVSPEYIATQLRKWYGHAAARQLAHRTSCWSAKLKVCPKRISIKDQKTRWGSCSSSGTVSYNWRIIMAPPSVMDYLVIHELCHFLEPNHSHKFWSLVEKFSPTYRQERNWLKKNGPLLSRIL
- the bcp gene encoding thioredoxin-dependent thiol peroxidase, whose product is MELLAPGSVAPDFSLLASNGQQVSLRQWLGKSVVLYFYPKDNTPGCTQEACEFRDAQSQLEAKQAIILGVSRDPITAHTKFIGKFNLPFLLLSDPDGVVAGQYGVWKEKNMYGKKVMGIERSTFIIDPQGVISHVFRKVKVAGHIEQVLKLL